A genomic window from Silene latifolia isolate original U9 population chromosome Y, ASM4854445v1, whole genome shotgun sequence includes:
- the LOC141627005 gene encoding uncharacterized protein LOC141627005, with product MGVDYYKILKVSRTSGEEELKRSYKKLAMRWHPDKHPSGTQELAEAKFKQICEAYDVLSDPTKRQIYDLYGEDALKYDVSSPSAAGAATHRRDGGRREAKDIFDDFLNGFGNDGDYNEINHKIRKNNDNINGKGNSKRSGNNNNNNDNNNNNKTDSKKSKAAAIENKLGCTLEELYKGSKRKMVICRIVPDDSGEPSTVEEVLAIDIKPGWKRGTKITFPEKGNQEPGLLPGDLIFVIDEKQHATFKRDGNDLIVNKKISLVEALSGKTLNLTTLDGRNLTIEVSDVVKPGHEVLISGEGMPISKEPKTKGTLRIKFDVKFPSRLSADQKADIKRALTRSS from the exons ATGGGGGTGGACTACTACAAAATACTGAAGGTGTCACGTACATCGGGCGAGGAAGAGCTAAAGCGGTCCTACAAGAAGCTAGCAATGAGGTGGCACCCTGACAAACATCCAAGTGGCACACAAGAACTGGCTGAGGCGAAATTCAAACAGATATGTGAAGCCTATGACGTACTCTCTGACCCAACTAAACGTCAGATCTATGACTTGTACGGCGAAGATGCGCTCAAGTACGACGTGTCATCTCCTTCCGCTGCGGGCGCCGCCACTCACCGCCGCGACGGTGGCCGAAGGGAGGCAAAAGATATTTTTGATGACTTCTTAAATGGGTTTGGTAATGATGGTGATTATAATGAGATTAATCACAAGATTAggaagaataatgataatattaatGGTAAAGGTAACAGTAAAAGaagtggtaataataataataataatgataataataataataataaaacagaTAGTAAAAAGAGTAAAGCAGCGGCGATTGAGAATAAGCTGGGGTGTACTTTGGAGGAATTGTATAAGGGTTCTAAACGTAAGATGGTCATTTGCAGGATTGTTCCTGATGATTCTGG CGAGCCCAGTACAGTGGAAGAGGTATTAGCTATAGACATTAAACCAGGCTGGAAGAGAGGTACCAAGATCACTTTCCCTGAGAAAGGTAACCAAGAGCCTGGCCTGCTACCTGGAGATCTTATATTTGTCATTGATGAGAAGCAACATGCCACTTTCAAGAGAGACGGGAATGATCTTATTGTTAACAAGAAGATATCACTGGTTGAGGCTCTCTCCGGCAAGACATTGAATTTGACAACCTTGGATGGAAGAAACTTAACCATCGAAGTTTCAGATGTCGTTAAACCGGGTCATGAAGTCTTGATATCTGGCGAGGGAATGCCAATATCCAAGGAACCGAAAACAAAAGGAACTTTGAGAATCAAGTTTGATGTCAAGTTCCCATCAAGGCTCTCTGCAGATCAAAAAGCTGATATAAAGAGGGCATTAACGCGAAGCTCATGA